In one window of Fusobacterium sp. DD2 DNA:
- a CDS encoding YfcC family protein: MFNKNKEKKSRNINPYALLFAVIIIAGLLSFVVSPGAYERVVVNGRTVIDPTSYHAVSRSPVDFLDFFRAVPYGLIGSGSIVFLILIVGGVVEVLTQSGALGMGISMLVKATGKKKDSNALIWIFMIFFSILGGFLGWIEAAIPFVPIVIPIIISLGYDAMTAAAVVILGLFVSFAIGPTNMYTVGVSHEIAELKLFSGMGFRTVVFVIFVAVAMIYTVRYANKVKKNPELSLTKDVDVSDLKMDFEELNKQEMTFAQKLSLITLAITFIFIVFGMMKLGWNINDMTAAFLAYGILLGIINKMGVDTIVNHMIQGMKNSINGALIVGIARGVQWILDAGGAVDPIIHTLSNAIQGWPPVASAIGIFIIVSLLNGLVPSGSGKAMALMPLVIPLADLVGLTRQTAILAYQFGDGITNMTWFTYGTLLMLLSWSRVPLKKWYKFLMPLIVILTIIALISLAVAVKISYV; encoded by the coding sequence TAATAAGAATAAAGAAAAGAAAAGCAGAAATATAAATCCATATGCATTGTTATTTGCGGTAATAATAATTGCTGGATTACTAAGTTTTGTTGTAAGTCCTGGGGCTTATGAAAGAGTTGTTGTAAATGGCAGAACAGTTATTGATCCAACATCATATCATGCTGTTTCTCGTTCACCAGTTGATTTTCTAGACTTTTTTAGAGCAGTTCCATATGGACTTATTGGTTCAGGAAGTATTGTATTCTTAATACTTATAGTTGGAGGAGTAGTTGAAGTACTTACACAGAGTGGGGCTTTAGGAATGGGTATTTCAATGCTGGTTAAAGCTACAGGTAAAAAGAAAGACAGTAATGCACTGATTTGGATTTTTATGATTTTCTTCTCAATACTTGGTGGATTTTTAGGGTGGATAGAAGCAGCTATTCCTTTTGTACCAATAGTAATTCCAATTATTATCTCTCTTGGTTATGATGCAATGACTGCAGCTGCAGTTGTAATCTTAGGACTATTTGTATCATTTGCTATTGGGCCAACAAATATGTATACAGTTGGAGTAAGCCATGAAATTGCTGAATTAAAATTATTTTCTGGTATGGGATTCAGAACTGTTGTATTTGTGATATTTGTTGCTGTTGCTATGATATATACAGTAAGGTATGCAAATAAAGTTAAGAAAAATCCAGAACTATCACTAACTAAAGACGTAGATGTATCTGATCTTAAGATGGATTTTGAAGAGTTAAATAAACAGGAAATGACTTTTGCTCAAAAATTATCACTTATAACTTTAGCTATTACATTTATATTCATTGTATTTGGTATGATGAAACTTGGATGGAATATAAATGATATGACAGCTGCATTTCTGGCTTATGGAATTCTGTTAGGAATAATCAATAAGATGGGTGTAGATACAATAGTTAATCATATGATACAAGGTATGAAAAACTCAATAAATGGTGCTTTAATAGTTGGTATTGCAAGAGGGGTACAATGGATACTTGATGCAGGTGGAGCAGTTGACCCAATAATTCACACATTATCAAATGCAATTCAAGGTTGGCCACCAGTAGCTTCAGCAATTGGTATATTTATCATAGTATCTCTTCTTAATGGTCTTGTTCCTTCAGGATCAGGAAAAGCAATGGCTTTGATGCCTTTAGTTATTCCTTTAGCAGATTTAGTTGGTTTAACAAGACAGACTGCAATATTAGCTTACCAGTTTGGTGACGGTATAACTAATATGACATGGTTTACATACGGAACACTTTTGATGTTGTTATCTTGGTCAAGAGTTCCATTAAAAAAATGGTATAAGTTCTTGATGCCACTCATTGTTATATTAACTATTATTGCACTGATTTCACTTGCTGTTGCAGTAAAAATAAGTTATGTATAA
- the megL gene encoding methionine gamma-lyase — MKEKNFGFGTKAIHAGATKNGYGALAVPIYQTSTFVFDSAEQGGRRFALQEDGFIYSRLGNPTTAIAEARVAALEEGEAAVATSSGIGAISSTLWTFLKAGDHVITDTTLYGCTFALMNHGLTRFGVEVTFLDTSDAEAVKKAMKPNTRIVYLETPANPNLKIVDLKKIVDVAHTNPNTLVIVDNTFATPYLQRPLTLGVDIVVHSATKYINGHGDVVAGFAVSRKELADQIRLVGVKDMTGAVLGPQEAFYIIRGLKTMEIRMQRHCANARKVAEFLNNHPKVERVYYPGIATHPGHEVAKKQMKDFGAMISFELKGGFEAGKTLLNNVKLCSLAVSLGDTETLIQHPASMTHSPYSKEEREAAGITDGLVRLSVGLENIEDIIADLEYGLDKI, encoded by the coding sequence ATGAAAGAAAAAAATTTTGGATTTGGAACAAAAGCAATACATGCTGGAGCAACAAAAAATGGTTATGGTGCATTAGCAGTACCTATTTATCAAACATCTACATTCGTATTTGATTCTGCAGAACAAGGTGGAAGACGTTTTGCTCTTCAAGAAGATGGATTTATTTATTCTCGTTTAGGAAACCCTACAACTGCAATAGCAGAAGCTAGAGTTGCAGCATTAGAAGAAGGAGAAGCAGCAGTTGCAACATCATCAGGAATTGGAGCAATCTCATCAACTCTATGGACATTCTTAAAAGCTGGAGATCATGTTATAACTGATACAACTCTATATGGATGTACATTTGCTTTAATGAATCACGGATTAACTAGATTCGGTGTAGAAGTTACTTTCCTAGATACATCAGATGCTGAAGCAGTTAAAAAAGCAATGAAACCAAATACTCGTATAGTATACTTAGAAACACCTGCAAACCCTAACTTAAAAATAGTTGACTTAAAGAAAATAGTGGATGTTGCACATACTAATCCTAATACATTAGTAATAGTTGACAATACATTTGCGACTCCATATTTACAAAGACCTTTAACTTTAGGTGTAGACATAGTTGTTCACTCAGCTACTAAATATATAAATGGACACGGAGACGTAGTTGCTGGATTCGCTGTAAGTAGAAAAGAACTTGCTGACCAAATCAGACTTGTTGGTGTAAAAGACATGACAGGAGCTGTATTAGGACCTCAGGAAGCTTTCTATATCATCAGAGGATTAAAAACTATGGAAATCAGAATGCAACGTCACTGTGCAAATGCTAGAAAAGTTGCTGAATTCTTAAATAATCATCCAAAAGTTGAAAGAGTATACTACCCAGGAATAGCTACTCATCCAGGACATGAAGTTGCTAAAAAACAAATGAAAGACTTTGGAGCAATGATTTCATTTGAACTTAAAGGTGGATTTGAAGCTGGTAAGACATTACTAAATAATGTAAAACTTTGCTCACTGGCAGTTTCTTTAGGAGATACAGAAACTCTAATTCAACACCCTGCATCAATGACTCACTCACCATACAGTAAAGAAGAAAGAGAAGCAGCTGGAATTACTGACGGATTAGTAAGATTATCAGTTGGGTTAGAAAATATCGAAGATATTATTGCTGATTTGGAATATGGTTTAGATAAAATATAA